A section of the Cryptomeria japonica unplaced genomic scaffold, Sugi_1.0 HiC_scaffold_223, whole genome shotgun sequence genome encodes:
- the LOC131868893 gene encoding germin-like protein 8-2 — translation MANRMIYFTLGLFLLICCYSDRVMAGDPDPLQDFCVADEESNVLVNGFVCKDPMQVSANDFFFRGLGQAGNTDNDVGSNVTMANVKQIPGLNTFGISLVRIDYAQNVGHENAVAIAGLSSQFPGVQTIANSLFAANPPLPDSVLSKAFRITQELGYWRPLVPFIASVLDISMSSSYSKD, via the exons ATGGCTAACCGCATGATTTACTTCACGTTGGGACTTTTTCTGTTGATATGCTGTTACAGCGACAGGGTCATGGCAGGGGATCCGGATCCCTTGCAAGATTTCTGCGTTGCAGATGAGGAAAGCAACG TTTTGGTGAACGGGTTCGTTTGCAAAGACCCAATGCAAGTTTCAGCAAACGATTTCTTCTTCCGGGGACTTGGGCAGGCAGGGAACACCGACAATGATGTGGGCTCCAACGTAACGATGGCGAACGTTAAACAGATACCAGGCCTCAATACGTTTGGAATATCGTTGGTCCGCATCGACTACGCA cagaatgtggggCATGAAAATGCAGTGGCCATAGCTGGATTGAGCAGCCAGTTTCCCGGAGTTCAGACAATCGCCAATTCTCTGTTTGCGGCGAATCCCCCTCTCCCCGATTCCGTTTTGAGCAAGGCCTTCCGCATCACCCAGGAACTG GGTTATTGGCGTCCTCTTGTGCCATTCATAGCATCTGTTTTGGACATCAGCATGTCCTCATCATATTCCAAAGATTGA